In Archocentrus centrarchus isolate MPI-CPG fArcCen1 chromosome 24, fArcCen1, whole genome shotgun sequence, one DNA window encodes the following:
- the LOC115774559 gene encoding LOW QUALITY PROTEIN: 5-hydroxytryptamine receptor 1B (The sequence of the model RefSeq protein was modified relative to this genomic sequence to represent the inferred CDS: inserted 2 bases in 2 codons), translating into MENASQLKPTPVIYGELLNISTNDTHANFTAKAEPKDTNVAFQAGLAVTLALITLATTLSNAFVIATIYQSRKLHTPANFLIASLAVTDLLVSILVMPISALYTVSQTWTLGQVVCDIWLSSDITCCTASILHLCVIALDRYWAITDAVEYSKKRTPARAAGMIATAWVIAISISLPPFFWRQVKAEEVTSCNVNTDHIFYTIYSTFGAFYIPTLLLIALYGRIYVEARKRILKQAHNKPGKRLTSAHLITNXPGSVASTTSLNYGTNDSSSCDTTSSANVSQVKVTVSDALLEKKRISAAREKKATKTLGIILGAYIICWLPFFIYTLLVXLCESCFHPELFDIFTWLGYLNSLINPIIYTMSNEDFKQAFHKLIRFRCFRA; encoded by the exons ATGGAGAATGCCAGTCAGCTCAAACCGACGCCTGTCATCTACGGAGAGCTGTTGAACATCTCCACCAACGACACCCATGCCAATTTCACGGCGAAAGCGGAGCCGAAGGACACTAACGTGGCTTTCCAGGCGGGTCTCGCCGTGACCTTAGCGCTCATAACTTTGGCCACGACGCTTTCAAACGCGTTCGTCATCGCCACGATTTACCAGTCCCGAAAATTACACACGCCGGCAAACTTTCTGATCGCGTCCCTGGCGGTCACGGACCTCCTGGTGTCCATTTTGGTGATGCCCATCAGCGCGCTGTACACGGTGAGCCAGACGTGGACGCTGGGGCAGGTGGTCTGTGACATCTGGCTCTCCTCGGATATAACGTGCTGCACCGCGTCCATTCTGCACCTGTGCGTAATCGCGCTGGACCGCTACTGGGCTATCACGGACGCGGTGGAGTACTCCAAGAAGCGCACCCCGGCGCGCGCAGCAGGGATGATCGCCACCGCCTGGGTGATCGCCATCTCCATCTCCCTGCCGCCTTTCTTCTGGCGCCAGGTGAAGGCGGAGGAGGTGACGAGCTGCAACGTGAACACTGACCACATTTTCTACACCATCTACTCCACCTTCGGCGCGTTCTACATCCCCACGCTGCTGCTCATCGCCCTGTACGGGAGGATTTACGTGGAAGCCCGAAAGCGCATCCTGAAGCAGGCGCACAACAAGCCGGGGAAGAGACTCACCTCGGCGCACCTGATCACCA TCCCCGGCTCGGTGGCGTCCACCACGTCCCTGAATTACGGGACCAACGACTCCTCCTCCTGTGACACTACCTCGTCCGCGAACGTGAGCCAAGTCAAAGTCACTGTGTCCGACGCGCTGCTGGAGAAGAAGCGGATCTCCGCCGCCAGGGAGAAGAAGGCGACCAAAACTTTGGGAATAATCCTCGGAGCCTACATCATATGCTGGCTCCCGTTTTTCATTTACACTCTTTTAG CTCTGTGCGAGTCCTGCTTCCACCCGGAGTTATTTGACATTTTCACCTGGCTCGGTTACCTCAACTCCTTAATCAACCCCATCATTTACACCATGTCCAACGAGGACTTCAAGCAGGCTTTCCACAAACTCATTCGGTTCAGATGCTTCAGGGCATGA